One segment of Heterodontus francisci isolate sHetFra1 chromosome 26, sHetFra1.hap1, whole genome shotgun sequence DNA contains the following:
- the ccdc137 gene encoding coiled-coil domain-containing protein 137 — translation MGKRRKIKAVDLSYSGPRKEQRDSELKKSNMKPKNIDEQEIPYKVREIMRSREKMMKQMNTQKRKPAKPDKKLASVASDLYGDIPVPKFKRRKWESERSYIQRMEQETQHVMFVTKNQLTRCPEIENEEEEKASSVKSKSEKKKEFDKKRLGKFIRKKAERKEVKLEKEMFTDTVRFGEVAMQPPTLTAKPRKSQATDRPGQKQLLLKSLIRQSKCTSERKREGTQCSKLPTMSMARQRMMLEERDRVIKAYRTLKKQQTLSQNNNSREKLKNSK, via the exons ATGGGGAAGCGTCGGAAAATAAAAGCTGTCGATCTGTCTTACTCGGGTCCCAGGAAGGAGCAGCGGGACAG TGAACTGAAGAAAAGCAACATGAAGCCCAAAAATATTGATGAACAGGAAATTCCATACAAAGTCCGTGAGATAATGAGGAGTAGAGAGAAAATGATGAAACAGATGAATACACAGAAGAGAAAGCCTG CAAAGCCAGACAAGAAGCTTGCTTCAGTGGCCTCAGATCTCTATGGAGACATACCAGTTCCAAAGTTTAAGAGGCGGAAATGGGAATCAGAGAGAAGCTACATTCAGCGCATGGAGCAGGAAACGCAACACGTAATGTTCGTGACCAAAAATCAACTGACCCGTTGTCCTGAGATAGAGAACGAGGAGGAAGAAAAGGCAAGCAGTGTGAAATCAAAGTCTGAGAAAAAGAAAGA GTTTGACAAGAAGAGGTTGGGAAAGTTTATTAGAAAGAAAGCTGAAAGAAAGGAGGTGAAACTTGAGAAAGAAATGTTTACAG ATACCGTGAGATTTGGAGAAGTGGCCATGCAGCCCCCGACCCTCACTGCTAAACCCCGAAAAAGCCAAGCCACTGATCGG CCTGGTCAGAAACAGTTACTTCTGAAATCTCTGATTCGGCAGAGCAAGTGCACTTCAGAAAGAAAAAGGGAGGGCACCCAATGCAGTAAACTGCCCACCATGTCGATGGCCCGTCAGAGGATGATGTTGGAAGAGCGGGATAGGGTCATTAAAGCTTACAGAACCCTGAAGAAACAACAAACTCTGTCCCAGAATAATAACAGCAGAGAAAAGCTGAAGAATTCTAAATAG